In a genomic window of uncultured Flavobacterium sp.:
- a CDS encoding ATP-binding cassette domain-containing protein has protein sequence MSNLLEVHKVVKKYGDYVALNEVSLNVPKGSIYGLLGPNGAGKTSLIRIINQITLPDSGHVILDGEKLQPKHVQTIGYLPEERGLYTSMKVGEQCLYLAQMKGLSKAEAKIQLEYWFDRLGIQGWWNKKIQELSKGMAQKIQFVVCVLHKPKLLIFDEPFSGFDPVNANVIKDEILALKEQGATIIFSTHRMESVEELCDHIALIHKSNKLIEGKLSDVKRQFRTNSFEVGILTSNVEGLMYDITQKFTVSPANFKSLNDDLKLDIQIGDATPNELLNILTQRGQVTHFVEKIPSVNDIFIQTVTG, from the coding sequence ATGAGCAACTTACTCGAAGTACATAAAGTCGTAAAAAAATACGGTGATTATGTAGCGCTTAACGAAGTTTCATTAAATGTGCCAAAAGGTAGTATTTATGGACTATTAGGTCCGAATGGAGCTGGAAAAACTTCCTTAATCCGAATTATAAATCAAATTACTTTGCCAGATAGTGGTCATGTAATTCTTGACGGAGAAAAATTGCAGCCTAAACATGTGCAGACTATTGGTTATCTTCCGGAAGAAAGAGGATTGTATACTTCAATGAAAGTAGGCGAACAATGTTTGTATTTGGCACAAATGAAAGGACTTTCTAAAGCTGAAGCTAAAATACAATTGGAATATTGGTTTGATCGTTTAGGAATTCAAGGTTGGTGGAACAAGAAAATTCAGGAACTATCAAAAGGAATGGCGCAAAAGATTCAGTTTGTAGTTTGTGTATTGCATAAACCTAAATTGCTAATTTTTGATGAGCCTTTCTCAGGATTTGATCCTGTAAATGCAAATGTCATAAAAGATGAAATTTTGGCATTAAAAGAACAAGGAGCAACAATTATATTTTCGACACACCGAATGGAAAGTGTTGAAGAACTTTGTGATCATATTGCTTTAATTCATAAATCGAATAAATTAATTGAAGGTAAACTAAGTGATGTAAAGCGTCAATTTAGAACTAATAGTTTTGAAGTTGGAATTTTGACAAGCAATGTCGAAGGTTTAATGTATGATATCACACAAAAGTTTACTGTTTCGCCAGCAAATTTTAAATCATTAAATGATGATTTGAAATTAGATATTCAAATTGGAGACGCAACGCCAAATGAGTTGTTGAATATATTGACTCAAAGAGGACAAGTAACACATTTCGTAGAAAAAATACCAAGTGTAAACGATATCTTTATTCAAACAGTAACAGGATAG
- a CDS encoding GNAT family N-acetyltransferase — protein sequence MKEPIETERLLLREIQMSDVDGIFELESNPNVHLYVGNKPITHIDQSRAYIEFIHKQYKDFGTGRWAVILKETNEFLGWSGIKFITNEINNHKDFYEIGYRFIEKHWGKGYATEAGKAFVDYAFNVMKVDALYAYADAGNENSRRILEKLGLRYVNSFEYEEELEVWYELKNPNL from the coding sequence ATGAAAGAGCCAATAGAAACGGAACGATTACTTTTGAGGGAAATACAGATGTCTGATGTTGATGGAATTTTTGAATTAGAATCTAATCCAAACGTACATTTATATGTTGGCAATAAACCAATTACTCATATTGACCAAAGTCGCGCTTATATCGAATTTATTCATAAGCAATATAAGGATTTCGGAACTGGTCGTTGGGCTGTTATTCTAAAAGAAACCAATGAATTTTTAGGTTGGTCCGGAATTAAGTTTATTACAAATGAAATCAATAATCATAAAGATTTTTATGAGATTGGATATCGTTTCATCGAAAAACATTGGGGAAAAGGATATGCAACTGAAGCCGGAAAAGCTTTTGTAGATTATGCTTTTAATGTAATGAAAGTTGATGCACTATATGCTTACGCAGATGCAGGAAACGAAAACTCAAGAAGAATTCTGGAAAAACTAGGTTTACGTTATGTAAACTCTTTTGAATATGAAGAAGAATTGGAAGTTTGGTATGAATTGAAAAATCCAAACTTATAG
- a CDS encoding ABC transporter permease — MSIISLIIKREFIAKVRNKSFVVMTFLSPLLFVAIAGFIGYLSSMKAETKQIAIHDETGLFANDFIKQNKKEAEFKYLNLSDIDVKALKDSITNESFDGLIIIPKTNNLKDLESKIEFISNNSPSIVFIEKTQDVIAEKITKINLEAANLDTLAIQKAQSAVNIHLVKASGEESLKGLNEIKIGIGGAFGYLIMMFIIIYGNMVMRSVIEEKTNRIIEIIISSVKPFQLMIGKIVGTSLAGLLQFMIWAIIGLGLMFAASAFFGVNVGPTARISPELMQSAQHEMSGTAQMYISELWNLPIASILIGFVIYFIGGYFLYSSFYAAIGAAVDNQTDSQQFLLPIIMPLILSVYIGFFTVVNDPHGTIAVVFSMIPLTSPIVMLMRLPFGVPWWQIAISVSLLFATFFLVVWFAAKIYRIGILMYGKKPTWKELYRWLKY; from the coding sequence ATGAGTATAATTTCATTAATTATAAAAAGAGAATTTATTGCAAAAGTTCGCAATAAATCTTTTGTTGTCATGACTTTTTTAAGTCCGTTATTGTTTGTGGCAATTGCCGGATTTATTGGTTATTTGAGTTCGATGAAAGCCGAAACGAAACAAATTGCAATTCATGATGAAACGGGTTTGTTTGCAAATGATTTTATCAAACAAAATAAAAAAGAGGCCGAATTTAAATATCTGAATTTGTCTGATATTGATGTAAAAGCATTAAAAGACAGTATTACTAATGAAAGTTTTGATGGTTTAATTATTATTCCGAAAACAAATAATTTAAAAGATTTAGAAAGTAAAATTGAGTTTATTTCGAATAATAGTCCAAGTATTGTTTTTATCGAAAAAACACAAGATGTTATTGCGGAGAAAATTACCAAAATCAATTTAGAAGCGGCAAATCTAGATACTCTTGCAATTCAAAAAGCACAATCTGCGGTTAATATTCATTTGGTAAAAGCTTCGGGAGAAGAAAGTTTAAAAGGATTAAATGAAATAAAAATTGGTATTGGCGGAGCATTTGGATATTTAATTATGATGTTCATTATCATTTACGGAAATATGGTAATGCGAAGCGTAATCGAAGAAAAAACAAACCGTATTATAGAAATCATTATTTCGTCAGTAAAACCATTTCAGTTGATGATTGGTAAAATTGTCGGAACTTCGCTTGCAGGATTATTGCAATTTATGATTTGGGCGATAATTGGTTTAGGATTAATGTTTGCAGCGTCGGCATTTTTTGGAGTAAATGTTGGTCCAACGGCAAGAATTTCACCGGAATTAATGCAATCAGCACAACACGAAATGTCGGGAACGGCACAAATGTATATTAGCGAATTATGGAATTTACCAATTGCAAGTATCTTAATTGGTTTTGTAATTTATTTCATCGGAGGATACTTTTTGTACAGTTCGTTTTATGCCGCAATTGGAGCTGCAGTTGACAATCAAACCGATTCACAACAGTTTCTTTTGCCTATTATTATGCCACTTATTTTAAGTGTTTATATCGGATTTTTTACGGTTGTAAATGATCCACACGGAACAATTGCTGTAGTGTTTTCGATGATTCCGTTGACCTCGCCAATTGTTATGTTAATGCGACTTCCGTTTGGAGTGCCGTGGTGGCAAATCGCGATTTCGGTATCATTATTGTTTGCTACCTTTTTCCTTGTTGTGTGGTTCGCAGCAAAAATTTACCGAATTGGTATTTTAATGTACGGCAAAAAACCAACCTGGAAAGAATTGTATAGATGGCTTAAATATTAA
- a CDS encoding Cof-type HAD-IIB family hydrolase: MQYKMLVLDMDDTLLTDDHKISELNKKVLLEAQAKGVYVVLASGRPTSAMTAYAKELELDLNNSYIISFNGAIISTVKDDIVIFEQSLTPEQIHDLYDYSIKMKTHIITYIDGEIVSETDSEYIEIEKEITGLPHNKVPSFKDAVTKPAVKCILLAEPSYLKELEKDLKLAMPNLSIAMSKPFFLEAAQKGIDKAASLKLLAEKLNIHQSEIIAVGNAGNDLTMIEYAGLGVWVDNVTPELRDRADVIVASNNNNGVAEVVERYILN, translated from the coding sequence ATGCAATATAAAATGTTAGTGCTCGACATGGATGATACCTTGTTGACAGACGATCATAAAATTTCGGAATTAAATAAAAAAGTACTTCTTGAAGCGCAGGCAAAAGGTGTTTATGTTGTTTTGGCTTCTGGCCGACCAACATCTGCAATGACAGCTTATGCTAAAGAGTTAGAATTAGACTTGAATAATTCTTATATTATTTCGTTTAACGGCGCTATAATTAGTACTGTAAAAGATGATATTGTAATATTTGAACAAAGTCTAACGCCGGAACAAATTCATGATTTATACGATTATAGTATAAAAATGAAAACTCATATTATCACTTATATTGATGGTGAAATTGTAAGTGAAACCGATTCGGAGTATATCGAAATCGAAAAAGAAATTACAGGATTGCCGCATAATAAAGTGCCAAGTTTTAAAGACGCAGTTACTAAGCCTGCGGTAAAATGTATTTTATTGGCAGAACCTTCTTATTTAAAAGAATTAGAAAAAGATTTAAAATTGGCAATGCCAAATTTGAGTATTGCAATGTCAAAGCCTTTTTTCTTAGAAGCTGCACAAAAGGGTATTGATAAAGCAGCAAGTTTAAAACTTTTGGCTGAAAAGCTAAATATTCATCAAAGTGAAATTATTGCCGTAGGAAACGCAGGAAATGATTTAACCATGATTGAATATGCCGGACTTGGAGTTTGGGTTGATAATGTAACGCCTGAGTTGCGTGACAGAGCCGATGTAATTGTTGCTTCAAATAATAATAATGGAGTTGCTGAGGTTGTAGAACGCTATATTCTAAACTAA
- a CDS encoding 3-ketoacyl-ACP reductase has product MTDLKNKNALITGAGKGIGKAIAIALAEEGVNVILVARTQTDIDQLAIETSKLGVKSLALTADVSDINSINSAVEKALAEFGHIDILINNAGIGTFGNFLELEPSAWEKIIQVNLMGTYYTTRAVIPNMIERKTGDIINISSTAGLNGNALTSAYSASKFAVLGLTDSLMHEMRKHNIRVTALTPSTVATDLAIELKLTDGNPEKVMQSEDVAELIVAQLKLNRRVFIKNSSIWSTNP; this is encoded by the coding sequence ATGACAGACTTAAAAAATAAAAATGCGCTAATTACCGGTGCTGGAAAAGGAATTGGAAAAGCTATCGCCATTGCTTTGGCAGAAGAAGGTGTAAACGTGATTTTGGTTGCAAGAACTCAGACTGACATTGATCAACTAGCAATTGAAACTTCTAAACTTGGTGTTAAATCATTGGCTTTAACGGCTGATGTTTCTGATATTAATTCTATAAATAGTGCTGTAGAAAAGGCTCTAGCCGAATTTGGACATATTGATATTTTAATCAATAATGCCGGAATTGGTACTTTTGGAAATTTTCTGGAATTAGAACCTTCTGCTTGGGAAAAAATCATTCAGGTTAACCTAATGGGAACTTACTATACAACTCGCGCCGTTATACCTAATATGATCGAAAGAAAAACAGGTGATATTATCAATATTTCTTCGACGGCAGGATTAAACGGAAATGCTTTGACGAGCGCTTACAGTGCGTCAAAATTCGCTGTTCTTGGATTAACTGATTCTTTGATGCACGAAATGAGAAAACACAATATTCGTGTTACGGCTTTAACGCCAAGTACGGTTGCAACTGATCTGGCTATCGAATTAAAATTGACGGATGGAAATCCTGAAAAAGTAATGCAATCTGAAGATGTAGCCGAATTGATCGTTGCGCAACTTAAATTGAACCGCAGAGTTTTTATAAAAAACAGCAGTATCTGGTCTACAAATCCTTAA
- the mtaB gene encoding tRNA (N(6)-L-threonylcarbamoyladenosine(37)-C(2))-methylthiotransferase MtaB: MENRKKVAFYTLGCKLNFSETSTIARNFNDEGFDRVDFEEVADIYVINTCSVTENADKQFKQVVKKAMKLNDKAFVAAVGCYAQLKPEELANVDGVDLVLGATEKFKITDYIHDLSKNDMGEVHSCEIAEADFYVGSYSIGDRTRAFLKVQDGCDYKCTYCTIPLARGISRSDALENVLQNAKEISAQNIKEIVLTGVNIGDYGKGEFGNKKHEHTFLDLVQALDKVEGIERLRISSIEPNLLKNETIEFVSKSRTFVPHFHIPLQSGSNDILKLMKRRYLREVYTERVNKIREVMPHACIGVDVIVGFPGETDEHFLETYHFLNEMDISYLHVFTYSERDNTEAANMSGVVPANVRAKRSKMLRGLSVKKRRAFYESQLGCNRTVLFESENKEGYIHGFTENYVKVKTPWNPELVNTLQEINLTKIDEDGSVRLEFINKLAEA; encoded by the coding sequence ATGGAAAATAGAAAAAAAGTTGCCTTTTATACGCTTGGTTGCAAATTGAATTTCTCAGAGACTTCTACAATTGCCAGAAACTTCAATGACGAAGGTTTTGATCGCGTTGATTTTGAAGAAGTAGCTGATATTTATGTCATCAATACCTGTTCAGTTACAGAGAATGCTGATAAGCAATTTAAGCAAGTTGTAAAAAAAGCAATGAAACTTAATGATAAAGCTTTTGTCGCTGCCGTAGGTTGTTATGCACAATTGAAACCTGAGGAATTGGCAAATGTTGATGGTGTTGATTTGGTTCTTGGAGCTACAGAAAAATTTAAAATTACCGACTATATTCACGATTTGAGCAAAAACGACATGGGTGAAGTTCATTCCTGCGAAATTGCCGAAGCTGATTTCTACGTTGGTAGTTATTCTATTGGAGACAGAACTCGTGCTTTCCTGAAAGTTCAGGACGGTTGTGATTATAAATGTACCTATTGTACGATTCCGTTAGCGAGAGGAATTTCGAGAAGTGATGCATTAGAAAATGTATTGCAAAATGCCAAAGAAATTTCTGCGCAAAACATCAAAGAAATTGTTTTGACAGGAGTAAATATTGGTGATTACGGAAAAGGAGAATTCGGAAATAAAAAACACGAACATACATTTCTTGATTTAGTTCAGGCTTTGGATAAAGTGGAAGGAATCGAGCGTTTGAGAATTTCATCTATCGAGCCAAATTTATTGAAGAATGAAACAATTGAATTTGTTTCTAAAAGCAGAACTTTTGTTCCGCATTTTCATATTCCGTTACAATCAGGAAGTAATGATATTTTGAAATTAATGAAGCGTCGTTACTTACGTGAAGTTTACACAGAAAGAGTAAATAAGATTCGCGAAGTAATGCCGCACGCTTGTATTGGTGTTGATGTAATTGTTGGTTTTCCTGGTGAAACAGACGAACACTTTTTAGAAACGTATCATTTCCTTAACGAAATGGATATTTCTTATTTGCACGTTTTCACTTATTCAGAACGAGATAATACAGAAGCTGCAAATATGTCCGGAGTTGTTCCGGCAAATGTGAGAGCAAAACGTAGTAAAATGTTACGTGGATTATCCGTTAAAAAACGTCGTGCTTTTTACGAAAGTCAATTAGGATGTAACAGAACCGTTTTATTCGAAAGTGAAAATAAAGAAGGATATATTCATGGTTTTACCGAAAATTACGTAAAAGTAAAAACGCCTTGGAATCCTGAATTGGTAAATACATTACAAGAAATCAATTTGACAAAAATCGACGAAGACGGAAGCGTTCGTTTAGAGTTTATAAATAAATTGGCGGAAGCTTAA
- a CDS encoding sigma-54 dependent transcriptional regulator, with product MSKILIIEDEASIRRVLVKILSEENDTYQVDEAEDGVAGLDKIKNNDYDLVLCDIKMPKMDGVEVLEEVKKIKPEIPMVMISGHGDMETAIHTMRLGAFDYISKPPDLNRLLNTVRNALDKKQLVVENKILKKKVSKNYEMVGESEAINHIKVMIEKVAQTEARVLITGPNGTGKELVAHQLHERSERANFPMIEVNCAAIPSELIESELFGHVKGAFTSAVKDRAGKFEAADKGTIFLDEIGDMSLSAQAKVLRALQESMITRVGAEKDIKVDVRVVAATNKDLKVEIAEGRFREDLYHRLAVILIKVPPLNERRDDIPALITHFTEKIASEQGNAVKVFSAQAIKLLQEYDWTGNIRELRNVVERLIILGGSEISENDVKMFASK from the coding sequence ATGAGTAAAATACTAATTATAGAAGACGAAGCATCGATCAGAAGAGTTTTGGTAAAAATTTTATCAGAAGAAAATGATACGTATCAGGTAGATGAAGCGGAAGATGGAGTTGCAGGTCTTGACAAAATAAAAAACAACGATTACGATTTGGTTTTGTGCGATATCAAAATGCCAAAAATGGATGGTGTTGAGGTTTTAGAGGAAGTAAAGAAAATAAAACCTGAAATTCCGATGGTCATGATTTCTGGTCACGGCGATATGGAAACAGCGATTCATACCATGCGTTTGGGAGCTTTTGATTATATCTCAAAACCACCAGATTTAAATCGTTTATTGAATACTGTTCGTAATGCTTTGGACAAAAAACAACTTGTCGTTGAGAATAAAATCCTAAAGAAAAAAGTTAGTAAAAACTACGAAATGGTAGGAGAGAGCGAAGCAATCAATCATATTAAAGTGATGATTGAGAAAGTAGCTCAAACTGAAGCGAGAGTTTTGATTACGGGACCAAACGGAACCGGAAAAGAATTAGTAGCGCATCAATTACATGAAAGAAGCGAACGTGCTAATTTCCCAATGATTGAAGTAAACTGTGCTGCGATTCCGAGTGAATTGATCGAAAGCGAATTGTTTGGTCACGTAAAAGGTGCTTTTACATCAGCGGTTAAAGATCGTGCCGGAAAGTTTGAAGCAGCAGACAAAGGAACTATTTTCTTAGATGAAATTGGTGATATGAGTCTTTCGGCGCAAGCCAAAGTTTTACGTGCTTTGCAAGAAAGTATGATTACCAGAGTTGGAGCCGAAAAAGATATCAAAGTTGATGTTCGCGTTGTGGCTGCAACCAATAAAGATTTAAAAGTTGAAATTGCCGAAGGTCGTTTCCGTGAAGATTTATACCATCGTTTGGCTGTGATTTTGATTAAAGTTCCGCCATTGAATGAAAGACGTGATGATATTCCGGCTTTGATTACGCATTTTACAGAGAAAATTGCTTCGGAACAAGGAAATGCTGTGAAAGTATTTTCGGCGCAAGCCATTAAATTATTACAAGAATACGATTGGACAGGAAATATCCGTGAACTTCGAAATGTAGTCGAAAGATTAATCATTTTAGGAGGAAGCGAAATTTCTGAAAATGACGTAAAAATGTTTGCAAGCAAGTAA
- a CDS encoding DEAD/DEAH box helicase, whose product MKLKKINEKLQDALIENGLTEANILQQETFSTIKSGADCIILSPAGSGKSTTIVLNVIQQLSGHTEESPRALIFVEDKAKVLEMVQLFEKYGKYSKLEIYGVHDKGDMDYDKNYISTGIDVLIGTPNKLSDMFTTAGYNVNRLKMFILDDADPILKLRHETKIMRISNSITKTQRIIFAETLTERIEILADKMLLEPYIFDMDEEGEEELDEEEDEIQEEE is encoded by the coding sequence ATGAAACTAAAAAAAATAAACGAGAAGTTACAAGACGCTTTAATTGAAAATGGTTTAACAGAAGCAAATATCTTGCAGCAAGAAACTTTTTCGACGATAAAAAGTGGTGCAGATTGTATCATTCTTTCTCCTGCGGGAAGTGGAAAATCGACTACGATTGTGTTGAACGTAATTCAGCAATTGTCTGGTCATACAGAAGAATCGCCACGTGCTTTGATTTTTGTAGAAGACAAAGCTAAAGTTTTGGAAATGGTTCAGCTTTTCGAAAAATACGGAAAGTATTCTAAGCTTGAAATTTATGGTGTGCATGATAAAGGCGACATGGATTATGATAAAAATTATATTTCGACAGGAATCGATGTTTTAATAGGAACGCCAAATAAATTGAGCGACATGTTTACTACAGCGGGTTACAATGTAAATCGCTTGAAAATGTTTATTCTGGACGATGCAGATCCTATTTTGAAATTACGTCACGAAACTAAAATCATGAGAATTTCGAATAGTATCACAAAAACGCAACGTATTATTTTTGCTGAAACATTGACAGAACGTATCGAAATTTTGGCAGACAAAATGTTACTCGAGCCTTATATATTTGATATGGATGAAGAAGGCGAAGAAGAACTTGATGAAGAAGAAGACGAAATTCAAGAAGAGGAATAA
- a CDS encoding von Willebrand factor type A domain-containing protein → MKNVKLISLALSMLICFVVAAQEKTITGTISDKSGQALPGVNVYIQKTKKVATTNFDGKYSIQAQKGDVLLFNFIGYKSHTETVGDKNIIDVVLQEHNQSLQEVVVTAYGGSKKKRSVQASSVMIQGRVAGVAVSSGYVQYDSNQNEAIRGTAPILAKNEPLYILDGIPVNAEQFAKINPNDVQDVKVLKDKDATAVYGNKASNGVVILETKSGIYKNLTEKELDAKLNILHPNKPVVTNQEDYDAFVENAFESPKTAPLSTFSIDVDNASYTNIRRFINNGQAVPKDAVRVEEMVNFFKYNYPQPKNQHPFSINTELSDSPWNTKNQILRIGLQGKNIATENLPASNMVFLIDVSGSMGDDNKLPLLIQSMKILVNELRAKDNVAIVVYAGAAGMVLPPTSGDEKETIIDALENLEAGGSTAGGEGIELAYKVATENFIKGGNNRVILATDGDFNVGSSSNSDMEKLIEQKRKTGVFLTCLGYGMGNYKDSKMETLADKGNGNYAYIDNIQEANRFLGKEFKGSMFAIAKDVKIQIEFNPKQVQAYRLIGYENRKLRPEDFKNDAIDAGELGSNHTVTALYEIIPAGVESDYLNQQPDALKYTKVQETGNNYNNELATIKFRYKKLDGDKSIEMVNVIENKAVALNKASDDFKFSTAVAWFGLKLRDSKLISNKSSDDILKLAKQGLSKDSEGYKAEFIRLVQSAI, encoded by the coding sequence ATGAAAAACGTAAAACTTATTTCATTAGCCCTTTCTATGCTTATATGTTTCGTAGTTGCAGCACAGGAAAAAACAATTACAGGAACGATTTCAGATAAAAGTGGTCAAGCACTTCCTGGCGTAAATGTTTATATTCAGAAAACAAAAAAAGTAGCTACTACGAATTTTGACGGAAAATATAGTATTCAGGCTCAAAAAGGCGACGTTTTATTGTTCAACTTTATTGGATATAAATCTCATACAGAAACTGTTGGTGACAAAAATATTATCGACGTTGTATTACAAGAACACAATCAATCGCTGCAAGAAGTTGTTGTTACAGCTTATGGTGGTTCCAAAAAAAAGAGATCAGTCCAAGCTTCTAGTGTAATGATTCAGGGCAGAGTTGCCGGAGTTGCTGTTTCATCCGGATATGTCCAATATGACTCAAATCAAAATGAAGCAATTAGAGGCACAGCGCCAATTTTAGCTAAAAATGAACCTTTGTATATTCTGGATGGAATTCCTGTTAATGCAGAACAATTTGCTAAAATTAATCCGAATGATGTTCAGGATGTTAAAGTTTTAAAAGATAAAGATGCTACAGCTGTTTATGGAAATAAAGCTTCAAATGGTGTTGTTATTTTAGAAACTAAAAGCGGAATCTATAAAAATCTTACGGAGAAAGAACTTGATGCCAAATTAAACATTCTACATCCTAATAAACCTGTTGTGACAAATCAGGAAGATTATGATGCTTTTGTAGAAAATGCATTCGAAAGCCCAAAAACTGCACCTCTTTCTACTTTTTCTATCGATGTTGACAATGCTTCTTATACTAATATCAGACGTTTTATCAATAACGGACAAGCAGTTCCTAAAGATGCTGTTCGTGTTGAAGAGATGGTAAATTTCTTTAAATACAATTATCCGCAGCCAAAAAATCAGCATCCTTTTTCGATCAATACTGAATTAAGCGATTCTCCTTGGAACACAAAAAATCAGATTCTTAGAATTGGTTTACAAGGAAAAAATATTGCTACAGAGAATTTACCGGCTTCAAATATGGTTTTCTTAATTGATGTTTCGGGTTCTATGGGAGACGACAATAAATTGCCATTATTGATACAATCCATGAAGATTCTGGTAAACGAATTAAGAGCAAAAGATAATGTTGCCATTGTTGTTTATGCCGGAGCAGCCGGAATGGTTTTGCCTCCAACTTCCGGAGATGAGAAAGAAACTATAATTGATGCTTTAGAAAACTTAGAAGCCGGTGGAAGTACTGCCGGAGGAGAAGGAATTGAACTGGCTTACAAAGTTGCTACCGAAAATTTTATTAAAGGCGGAAACAACAGAGTAATTCTGGCGACTGATGGTGATTTTAATGTTGGAAGTTCTTCAAATTCTGACATGGAGAAATTGATTGAACAAAAAAGAAAAACAGGCGTTTTCTTAACTTGTTTGGGTTATGGAATGGGAAATTATAAAGACAGTAAAATGGAAACTTTGGCCGATAAAGGAAACGGAAACTATGCTTATATCGATAATATTCAGGAAGCAAATCGTTTTTTAGGAAAAGAATTCAAAGGTTCAATGTTTGCTATTGCAAAAGATGTGAAAATCCAGATAGAATTTAATCCGAAACAAGTTCAGGCGTATCGTTTAATTGGATATGAAAACCGAAAATTGCGTCCGGAAGATTTTAAAAATGATGCCATTGACGCAGGAGAATTAGGAAGTAATCATACTGTGACGGCTTTGTACGAAATTATTCCGGCGGGAGTTGAAAGTGATTATCTAAACCAACAACCTGATGCTTTAAAATATACTAAAGTACAGGAAACAGGAAATAATTATAATAATGAACTTGCAACAATAAAATTCCGTTACAAAAAACTTGACGGCGATAAAAGTATCGAAATGGTAAATGTAATTGAAAACAAAGCGGTTGCTTTAAACAAAGCTTCGGATGATTTTAAATTTAGTACTGCTGTTGCGTGGTTTGGATTGAAATTGAGAGATTCAAAACTTATTTCGAATAAATCATCTGATGATATTTTAAAATTAGCCAAACAAGGATTATCAAAAGATTCAGAAGGTTATAAGGCTGAATTTATTCGTCTTGTTCAATCGGCGATATAG
- a CDS encoding alpha/beta fold hydrolase, whose protein sequence is MEIIKTFKFLTIVLLAFFVVIYVVIVSYVYFNQVEMVFLGSKLPKDYKFDYQQKFEELNIKSFDGANLNGLLFKAENSKGLVFYLHGNAGTLETWGKIAKVYTNLGYDIFILDYRSFGKSEGEIENEEQLNKDISIAYKTVTKRYPENKVIIAGYSIGSGLATILASENNPKALILQSPYYSFTELSSTKVPFFPNFMKKFSLETYEYLPKVKAPIYIFHGMQDQLIPYENSVRLKELLKDKVHFYPLKNQEHSFMNENSDFQNQLKIILE, encoded by the coding sequence ATGGAAATAATAAAGACATTTAAATTTTTAACGATTGTTCTTTTGGCGTTTTTCGTTGTGATTTATGTTGTTATTGTTTCCTATGTCTATTTCAATCAAGTTGAAATGGTTTTCTTAGGTTCGAAACTTCCGAAAGACTATAAGTTTGATTATCAACAGAAATTTGAAGAATTGAACATAAAGTCTTTTGATGGCGCAAACCTAAACGGACTTTTGTTTAAAGCAGAAAATTCAAAAGGATTGGTTTTTTATCTTCATGGAAATGCCGGAACATTAGAAACCTGGGGTAAAATTGCAAAAGTTTATACCAATTTAGGATATGATATTTTTATCTTGGATTACAGAAGTTTTGGCAAAAGTGAAGGTGAAATTGAGAACGAAGAGCAGTTAAATAAAGATATTTCTATTGCATACAAAACAGTAACGAAGCGATATCCTGAAAATAAAGTTATTATCGCGGGTTATTCAATTGGTTCAGGACTTGCTACTATTTTGGCGTCTGAGAATAATCCAAAAGCTTTGATTTTGCAATCTCCATATTATAGTTTTACAGAATTGTCAAGTACCAAAGTGCCGTTTTTTCCGAATTTCATGAAGAAATTCAGCTTAGAAACTTATGAGTATTTGCCTAAAGTCAAAGCGCCAATTTATATTTTTCACGGAATGCAGGATCAATTGATTCCTTATGAAAATTCAGTTCGGTTAAAAGAACTTTTGAAAGATAAAGTTCATTTTTATCCGTTAAAAAATCAGGAACATAGTTTTATGAATGAAAACAGTGATTTTCAAAATCAACTCAAAATAATATTAGAATAA
- a CDS encoding DUF2007 domain-containing protein, whose translation MGLMKVYSGSEVLALALQERLEEAGVETVKKDNIQSARLGGYGGSDLAVEVFIQETDFAKANPVIEEFRMSI comes from the coding sequence ATGGGATTAATGAAAGTGTATTCAGGAAGTGAAGTTTTAGCACTTGCTTTACAAGAAAGATTAGAAGAAGCGGGAGTAGAAACAGTAAAAAAAGATAACATTCAATCTGCACGTTTAGGCGGTTATGGAGGATCTGATTTAGCAGTTGAAGTATTTATTCAGGAAACAGATTTTGCAAAAGCAAATCCGGTTATTGAAGAATTTAGAATGAGTATCTAA